The genomic segment NNNNNNNNNNNNNNNNNNNNNNNNNNNNNNNNNNNNNNNNNNNNNNNNNNNNNNNNNNNNNNNNNNNNNNNNNNNNNNNNNNNNNNNNNNNNNNNNNNNNNNNNNNNNNNNNNNNNNNNNNNNNNNNNNNNNNNNNNNNNNNNNNNNNNNNNNNNNNNNNNNNNNNNNNNNNNNNNNNNNNNNNNNNNNNNNNNNNNNNNNNNNNNNNNNNNNNNNNNNNNNNNNNNNNNNNNNNNNNNNNNNNNNNNNNNNNNNNNNNNNNNNNNNNNNNNNNNNNNNNNNNNNNNNNNNNNNNNNNNNNNNNNNNNNNNNNNNNNNNNNNNNNNNNNNNNNNNNNNNNNNNNNNNNNNNNNNNNNNNNNNNNNNNNNNNNNNNNNNNNNNNNNNNNNNNNNNNNNNNNNNNNNNNNNNNNNNNNNNNNNNNNNNNNNNNNNNNNNNNNNNNNNNNNNNNNNNNNNNNNNNNNNNNNNNNNNNNNNNNNNNNNNNNNNNNNNNNNNNNNNNNNNNNNNNNNNNNNNNNNNNNNNNNNNNNNNNNNNNNNNNNNNNNNNNNNNNNNNNNNNNNNNNNNNNNNNNNNNNNNNNNNNNNNNNNNNNNNNNNNNNNNNNNNNNNNNNNNNNNNNNNNNNNNNNNNNNNNNNNNNNNNNNNNNNNNNNNNNNNNNNNNNNNNNNNNNNNNNNNNNNNNNNNNNNNNNNNNNNNNNNNNNNNNNNNNNNNNNNNNNNNNNNNNNNNNNNNNNNNNNNNNNNNNNNNNNNNNNNNNNNNNNNNNNNNNNNNNNNNNNNNNNNNNNNNNNNNNNNNNNNNNNNNNNNNNNNNNNNNNNNNNNNNNNNNNNNNNNNNNNNNNNNNNNNNNNNNNNNNNNNNNNNNNNNNNNNNNNNNNNNNNNNNNNNNNNNNNNNNNNNNNNNNNNNNNNNNNNNNNNNNNNNNNNNNNNNNNNNNNNNNNNNNNNNNNNNNNNNNNNNNNNNNNNNNNNNNNNNNNNNNNNNNNNNNNNNNNNNNNNNNNNNNNNNNNNNNNNNNNNNNNNNNNNNNNNNNNNNNNNNNNNNNNNNNNCACAGGAGGAGCTGCCATAGCTGCAGCCACAACAGAGCAGATGAGCACAGTAGCGAAAGTAGCCACAAAGATGATGCTGGAGAGCTTCCTCCATGTATGGATGCACTTGAGCTTCTTGTCAAGCTTGTTCTTACGAAGCTGAAGCTTCTCAAGCATCACCATCTGTTGTTTGTAAACAGATTGGAACATTTTGAAGAAGTCTTCGTTGAAAGGACTCTCCGCATCTTTGAAATTCTTTAGCTCTTCAAGTGTCTTCTTGTATCCGTTCCCACCTACGAACCAAAAGATGATCAGTGTTAAAAGTCAAATTCTTCAATAATTAGGACAGGATTTttttcccaaacaaaaaaataggaattattaatttaatgattatatatacttaatacTTATATAGTATTACTTaacaactaaaaataataatttacttgTATTCAcagaaaatttttaatttccatCCCAGGATTTCAAAATTAGAAATGTCAATTGAGAATACATTTTCATATGAGTAAAACGGGATTAGGACAAGACAATatgaaactttatttttcctgtccctaatttattataaatattaagaaaataaagttcataaaaagtGTTACCTTGAACAAGGCTCTCATCTTCAAACTGCTGAAGAGcaacaagaatcaaaagatGACTTTCACGAGCTCGTTGCAAGCCTTTCTCCAAAGCAGCACAAAAATCAAGCGTCTTCAAGCTGTTCTCAAAGTAATCTTCGACGAGCTCAAACATTTCTTGATTCTTCCATATGTCTTTCTTGCAATCCAATATCACTTTCACAACTTCTTGGTTCATCTCCAACAAACACTGCGTCACTTCTTTCAAGGAATCGAACGAGAGCGCTCGAACCTCAACTCCCGTAGCTAGCGTGCTTATCACGTGACTCGTCCGTGCTTGCAAACACGTGTCGAAAGATTGAAGCTCCGTGTCTGCTTTACACGCAGCCTCGTAAGATCTCAGCACCGTCNTTAGGACAAGACAATatgaaactttatttttcctgtccctaatttattataaatattaagaaaataaagttcataaaaagtGTTACCTTGAACAAGGCTCTCATCTTCAAACTGCTGAAGAGcaacaagaatcaaaagatGACTTTCACGAGCTCGTTGCAAGCCTTTCTCCAAAGCAGCACAAAAATCAAGCGTCTTCAAGCTGTTCTCAAAGTAATCTTCGACGAGCTCAAACATTTCTTGATTCTTCCATATGTCTTTCTTGCAATCCAATATCACTTTCACAACTTCTTGGTTCATCTCCAACAAACACTGCGTCACTTCTTTCAAGGAATCGAACGAGAGCGCTCGAACCTCAACTCCCGTAGCTAGCGTGCTTATCACGTGACTCGTCCGTGCTTGCAAACACGTGTCGAAAGATTGAAGCTCCGTGTCTGCTTTACACGCAGCCTCGTAAGATCTCAGCTCCGTCGTGTAGTGCACGCTCTTAGCCGATGCATCCTGTGGCTTTTTGCTTGTTTGGTTTCCCATTTGAACGTAGTAGCTAGTAGGCACCAAATTCGATTCTGAAGATATGAATAAAACCAACGAAGCAAGATTGAGCTCAcgtaataataacaataattattatgATCTTAGAAATGCGTTTTAACATAGATATGCGTACAAGAGAATGAAAGAAATATACTAAAATCAAAAGGTGCAATTATATATGAGAGAAAGTTTTTAAAGAGAAATGATtagtgagaaagagaagagataaaCTTAGTCGGGCTTATCaggagaaacaacaacaagagagaagagaattttccgggaaaagagagagatgtaCATATGTTGcattatatactaattaatttaaatagtgATTAATTTATCCAtctatataactaattaatgtatattGAGTGATTAGTATATGTAAGTTGGATTTCCTTACAAGTCAAAAAAGAAAGTTGGTTTTACTTACATAAGatgaaaataatatgaatttctAGATTGCATGATGTACtaacaaaagtttaaaagatattgatattttctacattactttttagtttatttaatttgataaaaaaaattcatatcatTTTGATAATCATATAAATCCATATCCCATAGatcaacaaaaatttaaaagatactgatattttctatattactttttatttatttaatttgatattaaatttcatatcattttaaaaatcatataaatccaTATcccataaattaacaaaaaagttaAAGCCATTGATATTAGTCACAGTTTTATAGTATGTTCTCTTATATTTGCTACACAAATCAGCTTGATTCCCCAATTCTTCTATtttacatactatatatatatgtacacacatatatataactaatataggaatatataattaatattacatatattaagaggaaaataataaaaaatcaagattaaataataacaaaattacatatatatatatataagaggaaaaataataagagttatagattttaaatattaacacaaatttaaaagctacggatattttcatattattattatcattagaattaataatatcatttaattggatattaaaattcatgtcatttaaaaaataataaaaatatatatctctgAAAATTTAGAAGCCATTGATACTTGCcacaattttattaaattaaaatttagtgtatAGTCTAAATTCAAATGGagaaaattcctaaaaaaacatcaactatttaatatttgtcagaaaaaaacatgaattttttccGTTGGCAGAAAAATACGCAgactattttttagttgataaaaaatacacgaactattattttttttccattttttcttcgTCTCCGTTACAACCGTTAATGGTATTGTGACGGcgttactatttttgaaaaaaattccagaaaaaaacacaaactatttattttttaccaaaaaaatacatgaacttttttttctttgcctgaaaaatacataaactttcatttcttatttttccattaatAATGTTAGTGATCATATCTCATAACTTTCTCTGCTCTCTTGAACTTCATTCAAGTTTTCACTACTACTATTTAGGATAACtaatttcaagaacaaaaatacacaattagattaatcgatttccaaatttctcagttagtgttgtttttggatttatactgactttacaaattttgaaacttcatcAACACTTCTCTAAAATTTTATGAGAACTCTACCTTTGTAGACCTTTGTatacatttcaaaaaaatattcatctcTTTAGTTTAGTACCTTTTATGATGCTTATAGCCAGTGTAAATCAACAAATGGGCTGTTGTACGCAAACTTGATCGAGATCGTAGATTATAACTATTTTGTGGGACATCAACTCTTGTAGCCTAACAATactaattgagaaatttggaaatcgattaatctaattatgtatttttttcttgaatttagttatcATAAATAATAGTGAAAACTTGAATGAAGTTCAAGAGAACAGAGAAAGTTAGGAgttatgatctctaacattgttaatgaatatgaaatgaaaaattatgtattttttaggcaaagaaaaaaaagttaatatatttttctggcaaaaattaaatagtttgtgtttttttctggattttttttcaaaaatagtaacgCCGTCACAATACCGTTAACGGTTGTAACGGAGACGAGGAGaaacaggaaaaaaataatagttctgtgtattttttatcaactaaaaaatagtcTGCCGTATTTTTTCTGgcaataaaaaaattcatgtttttttctagcaaatattaaatagttagtGTTTTTTTGGGAATTTCCCCTTTTCAATCATAAAAAGAATATAGAGATTGCAACAATTATCATAAACAGTAGTTTTGAGTTCTTGAACATTAAATGATAGTAAAAACTCAGAGAGAATCTGTACTATTATTTATAGTCTTCATCATTCATGtgctgaagaagagagaaattggTCTAGTTTTTTGTGCTGCTCAGTTGCTGCTACTAGCATTATTAGGATGCTTGATGATCCTT from the Camelina sativa cultivar DH55 chromosome 12, Cs, whole genome shotgun sequence genome contains:
- the LOC104733148 gene encoding UPF0496 protein At4g34320-like; translation: MGNQTSKKPQDASAKSVHYTTELRSYEAACKADTELQSFDTCLQARTSHVISTLATGVEVRALSFDSLKEVTQCLLEMNQEVVKVILDCKKDIWKNQEMFELVEDYFENSLKTLDFCAALEKGLQRARESHLLILVALQQFEDESLVQVSYCLVLXTVLRSYEAACKADTELQSFDTCLQARTSHVISTLATGVEVRALSFDSLKEVTQCLLEMNQEVVKVILDCKKDIWKNQEMFELVEDYFENSLKTLDFCAALEKGLQRARESHLLILVALQQFEDESLVQGGNGYKKTLEELKNFKDAESPFNEDFFKMFQSVYKQQMVMLEKLQLRKNKLDKKLKCIHTWRKLSSIIFVATFATVLICSVVAAAMAAPPKADTELQSFDTCLQARTSHVISTLATGVEVRALSFDSLKEVTQCLLEMNQEVVKVILDCKKDIWKNQEMFELVEDYFENSLKTLDFCAALEKGLQRARESHLLILVALQQFEDESLVQGGNGYKKTLEKLKDFEDAQNPFGEDFFNMFQSVYKQQMLMLEKLQLRRNKPDTCSSIIFVATYATVLICSVVAAAMSAPHVAPGLAAPVPLGTMGKWIDLLWKNYEKALKEHKDVITSMQPGTYQWL